A single region of the Nicotiana sylvestris chromosome 6, ASM39365v2, whole genome shotgun sequence genome encodes:
- the LOC138871938 gene encoding uncharacterized protein, with amino-acid sequence MYFDGAVHRGKAGAGVVFVTSQGKVFPYSFTLTQLCSNNVAEYQSLILGLEMAVDMKQLQLQVFGDSQLVVNQLLGSYEIKKPELRPYHDYAKKLMAWLSDVSIQHVQRKENKKADALTALVSALTLPDQAQVTVYQKWVVPPPNEAEENPRRRTEIRRHAPHFLYYKDTLYRRSFEGVLLRYLGEEEALQALQEANSGGSSLQNGMGHMSCKKTIQVRLTSWSM; translated from the exons atgtactttgatggtgctgtgCACCGTGGGAAAGCTGGTGCGggtgtagtatttgtcacttccCAAGGTAAAGTCTTTccctactccttcaccttgacacaactctgttccaacaatgttgctgagtatcaatcattaatacttgggcttgaaatggcggttgatatgaagcaattgcaattgcaagtctttggtgactcccaattagtggtcaatcagcttttagGCAGTTACGAGAtcaagaagcctgaactacgcccatatcatgattacgctaaaAAATTAATGGCGTGGCTCAGTGATGTGAGTATTCAGCAtgttcaaagaaaagaaaataagaaggctgatgctTTAACTGCCCTAGTTTCAGCGTTAACCCTACCGGATCAAGCGCAAGTTACTGTCtaccaaaaatgggtagtaccgccgccaaatgaggctgaag aaaatccgaggagaaggactgaaatccgtCGTCATGCACCTCACTTCCTTTATTACAAAGATACTCTATATAGAAGGtcattcgagggagtactcttgcgatacttaggagaagaagaagcactccAAGCTTTACAAGAGGCAaattctggg ggaagttcacttcaaaatgggatgggccatatgtcatGTAAGAAGACTATTCAAGTGAGGCTTACAAGCTGGTCGATGTAG